A single genomic interval of Xyrauchen texanus isolate HMW12.3.18 chromosome 40, RBS_HiC_50CHRs, whole genome shotgun sequence harbors:
- the LOC127633567 gene encoding protein transport protein Sec24C-like isoform X7 yields MRDELRMNVNQQPHMTSPYGQPQPGYQGYPQPGYGGGHMPAGYPAQYAPYNGQGTAYQQGPPQGMRGPPTSGAPPVSGAQNYAQFWQGDIQNGPPPMGATSQRPPVSQPYTPGAGNLQIGVPPVSMQQMTNQMASMQVGSTAPSPAGPGYAPPSVTQSPNSAAYTPAAPPTFSPSTAAPTQPLPTEGVAQPPPRSYYGAPPPAQQPFPNHAAPFSTAGPTQPQAPPPVSQQSFPQAPPVSQPPFSTAPPLGNTLSYGGPPPHAHPSFPRPQFPTSQPSAFPGGPPPTSTPQLAGPMPPLPQPPVSQPSPYSSGPPLTPTGFLPQGGAQPMPPHPGFQGPPMASQGPPMTQANHVPPSQPGMSSGPTNASMSGPPPQQGMQGYPPQQNGAFGQVRGPQPAYAGAYPGQPNYSAPPTASASAPSAPKRLDPDSIPSPIQVIEDDKANKGNEPFTTGVRGQAPPLITTNFQVRDQGNASPRYIRCTAYNIPCSSDLAKQSQVPLAAVIKPLSTLPPDETPPYLVDHGESGPIRCNRCKAYMCPFMQFIEGGRRFHCGFCSCVTEVPPHYFQHLDHTGKRVDCYDRPELSMGSYEFMTTVDYCKNNKFPQPPAFIFLIDVSYNAVKSGMVGIVCQELKTLLDYLPRENPDVESNIRVGFITYNKVLHFYNVKASLAQPQMMVVSDVADMFVPLLDGFLVSVSESRVVIESLLDQIPEMFADTRETETVFGPVIQAGLEALKAADCAGKLFVFHSSLPIAEAPGKLKNREDKKLLGTDKEKSLFQPQVSFYNTLAKECVAQGCCVDLFLFPNQYVDVATLGVVPTSTGGSIYKYTYFQAATDQEQFLNDLRRDVEKQMGFDAVMRVRTSTGIRATDFFGSFYMSNTTDVELAGLDCDKTVTVEFRHDDKLSEETGALMQCAVLYTSCNGQRRLRIHNMAVNCCSQLADLYRNCETDTIINFFAKYAFRSVLSSPTKNVRDSLLNQCAQILACYRKNCASPSSAGQLILPECMKLLPVYLNCILKSDILQPGADVSLDDRAYLRQLVSGMDVAESHVFFYPRLLPLQKLDVESTSLPLAVRDSEERLSRGGVYLLENGLNLFIWVGVNAQQELLQNIFGTPAFSQIDPSMASLPALDNPFSKRLREIIESVRTQRPRYMKLMVVKQEDKLEMIFKHFLVEDKNINGGASYVDFLCHMHKEIRQLLS; encoded by the exons GTATGAGAGGACCCCCCACGTCAGGGGCACCACCAGTCTCAGGTGCCCAGAACTATGCTCAGTTTTGGCAAGGAGACATTCAGAATGGACCACCTCCGATGGGTGCTACATCACAGAG GCCTCCAGTGTCTCAGCCATACACTCCAGGTGCAGGGAATCTCCAGATTGGAGTCCCACCTGTCAGCATGCAGCAGATGACCAATCAGATGGCCAGCATGCAGGTTGGCTCTACTGCACCCTCCCCTGCTGGCCCGGGCTATG CCCCTCCCTCAGTAACCCAGTCTCCAAACTCAGCTGCCTACACACCTGCAGCTCCTCCCACTTTTTCACCTTCTACAGCTGCTCCCACACAGCCTCTGCCTACTGAAGGTGTGGCTCAGCCACCACCTCGGTCATACTATGGAGCTCCGCCTCCTGCCCAGCAGCCTTTCCCAAATCATGCCGCACCTTTCTCCACCGCTGGCCCAACCCAGCCCCAAGCTCCACCTCCTGTCTCTCAGCAATCCTTCCCTCAAGCTCCACCTGTCTCTCAGCCTCCTTTTTCCACAGCCCCTCCTCTAGGCAACACCCTGTCATATGGTGGCCCACCTCCTCATGCACATCCCTCTTTCCCAAGACCACAGTTTCCCACCTCCCAGCCCTCTGCTTTCCCTGGAGGTCCACCACCCACCTCTACTCCTCAGCTTGCAGGGCCCATGCCACCCTTGCCCCAGCCACCAGTTTCCCAACCCTCTCCTTACAGCTCAGGTCCCCCTCTAACCCCTACAGGGTTTTTACCACAAGGGGGTGCTCAACCAATGCCTCCCCATCCTGGATTTCAGGGCCCTCCTATGGCATCACAAGGGCCTCCAATGACACAGGCAAACCATGTACCCCCTTCACAACCTGGCATGTCATCTGGTCCTACCAATGCTAGCATGTCAGGGCCACCACCACAGCAAGGAATGCAGGGTTATCCGCCTCAGCAAAATG GTGCTTTCGGGCAGGTCAGAGGGCCTCAGCCTGCTTATGCAGGGGCATATCCTGGGCAACCTAACTACAGTGCACCTCCTACTGCATCTGCTTCAGCACCATCTGCCCCGAAGAGGCTTGATCCTGATTCAATCCCAAGCCCG ATTCAGGTCATTGAGGATGACAAGGCAAACAAGGGAAATGAACCTTTTACTACAGGAGTCAGAGGTCAAGCCCCACCACTGATCACAACCAACTTCCAAGTCAGAGATCAAG GTAATGCAAGTCCACGGTACATCCGATGCACAGCCTATAACATACCCTGCAGTTCTGACCTGGCCAAACAGTCCCAGGTGCCCCTTGCTGCTGTTATCAAGCCCCTGTCCACTCTGCCCCCAGATGAG ACACCGCCATATCTTGTCGATCATGGAGAAAGTGGGCCCATCCGTTGTAATCGCTGTAAGGCCTACATGTGTCCTTTCATGCAGTTCATTGAAGGTGGCCGTCGCTTCCATTGTGGCTTCTGCAGCTGTGTCACCGAGG TGCCTCCCCATTACTTCCAGCATCTGGATCATACAGGGAAGAGAGTGGACTGCTATGACCGACCAGAGCTCTCTATGGGCAGTTATGAGTTTATGACTACTGTGGACTACTGTAAG AATAACAAGTTTCCTCAGCCGCCAGCCTTCATCTTTCTGATTGATGTGTCCTACAACGCAGTGAAGAGCGGCATGGTGGGAATTGTATGCCAAGAGCTGAAGACACTGTTGGATTACTTGCCCAG AGAGAACCCTGATGTGGAATCAAACATTCGAGTTGGCTTCATCACCTACAATAAAGTGCTTCATTTCTACAACGTGAAGGCCTCTCTTGCCCAGCCACAGATGATGGTTGTGTCAGATGTGGCTGACATGTTTGTACCTCTATTGGATGGATTTCTGGTCAGTGTTTCAGAGTCCAGGGTGGTGATTGAGAG TTTGTTGGATCAGATCCCTGAGATGTTTGCCGACACACGGGAAACTGAGACCGTGTTTGGGCCTGTTATTCAGGCAGGGCTGGAGGCGCTCAAG GCTGCAGACTGTGCCGGAAAGCTCTTTGTTTTCCACTCTTCTCTGCCTATCGCTGAGGCTCCAGGCAAACTGAAGAACAGGGAGGACAAGAAACTACTGGGCACTGATAAAGAGAAG TCATTATTCCAGCCACAGGTTAGTTTTTACAACACCCTGGCCAAGGAGTGTGTGGCCCAGGGTTGCTGTGTGGACCTCTTCCTCTTTCCAAATCAGTATGTTGATGTAGCAACATTAGGGGTGGTGCCCACTTCAACGGGAGGCTCCATCTACAAATACACCTACTTCCAG gcTGCAACTGACCAGGAGCAGTTTCTCAATGACCTGAGGAGAGATGTGGAGAAGCAgatgggctttgatgcagtaatgAGAGTCCGCACAAGCACAG GTATCCGGGCAACAGACTTCTTTGGTTCCTTCTACATGAGCAACACCACAGATGTTGAGCTGGCAGGACTAGACTGTGACAAGACCGTTACCGTAGAGTTCAGACATGACGACAAGCTCAGTGAGGAGACTGGAGCTCTTATGCAG TGTGCTGTTCTGTACACTAGCTGCAATGGTCAGCGACGGCTTCGGATTCATAATATGGcagtgaactgctgctctcagctGGCAGACCTGTACAGGAACTGCGAGACGGATACTATTATCAACTTCTTCGCCAAATATG CATTTCGCAGTGTACTCAGCAGTCCTACCAAGAATGTGCGTGACAGTCTGTTGAATCAGTGTGCACAGATCTTAGCCTGTTACCGCAAGAACTGCGCAAGTCCATCTTCAGCAGGACAG TTGATCTTGCCGGAGTGTATGAAGCTGCTGCCCGTGTATCTAAACTGCATATTGAAGAGCGACATTCTGCAGCCCGGAGCAGATGTTTCCCTTGATGACCGTGCCTACCTGAGACAGCTGGTCAGTGGCATGGACGTGGCTGAGAGCCATGTGTTTTTCTACCCTCGGCTACTTCCACTG CAAAAGCTGGATGTCGAGAGCACGTCCCTGCCTTTGGCAGTAAGAGACTCAGAGGAGAGACTATCAAGAGGCGGAGTGTACCTGTTAGAAAATGGGTTGAACCTTTTCATCTGGGTGGGGGTCAATGCCCAGCAAGAGCTACTCCAAAATATCTTTGGAACACCTGCCTTCAGCCAGATAGACCCTAGCATG GCATCTCTGCCGGCTTTGGATAATCCTTTTTCAAAGAGACTGAGGGAGATTATCGAGTCTGTCAGGACACAGCGCCCACGATACATGAAG CTTATGGTGGTGAAACAAGAAGACAAACTGGAGATGATCTTCAAGCACTTCCTGGTGGAGGATAAAAACATCAATGGTGGAGCCTCTTATGTGGACTTCCTGTGTCACATGCACAAGGAGATTCGTCAGCTCTTGAGCTAG
- the LOC127633567 gene encoding protein transport protein Sec24C-like isoform X4: MRDELRMNVNQQPHMTSPYGQPQPGYQGYPQPGYGGGHMPAGYPAQYAPYNGQGTAYQQGPPQGYSPYASFPSKTLATNLASDLSSSPLNLGMRGPPTSGAPPVSGAQNYAQFWQGDIQNGPPPMGATSQSRPPVSQPYTPGAGNLQIGVPPVSMQQMTNQMASMQVGSTAPSPAGPGYAPPSVTQSPNSAAYTPAAPPTFSPSTAAPTQPLPTEGVAQPPPRSYYGAPPPAQQPFPNHAAPFSTAGPTQPQAPPPVSQQSFPQAPPVSQPPFSTAPPLGNTLSYGGPPPHAHPSFPRPQFPTSQPSAFPGGPPPTSTPQLAGPMPPLPQPPVSQPSPYSSGPPLTPTGFLPQGGAQPMPPHPGFQGPPMASQGPPMTQANHVPPSQPGMSSGPTNASMSGPPPQQGMQGYPPQQNGAFGQVRGPQPAYAGAYPGQPNYSAPPTASASAPSAPKRLDPDSIPSPIQVIEDDKANKGNEPFTTGVRGQAPPLITTNFQVRDQGNASPRYIRCTAYNIPCSSDLAKQSQVPLAAVIKPLSTLPPDETPPYLVDHGESGPIRCNRCKAYMCPFMQFIEGGRRFHCGFCSCVTEVPPHYFQHLDHTGKRVDCYDRPELSMGSYEFMTTVDYCKNNKFPQPPAFIFLIDVSYNAVKSGMVGIVCQELKTLLDYLPRENPDVESNIRVGFITYNKVLHFYNVKASLAQPQMMVVSDVADMFVPLLDGFLVSVSESRVVIESLLDQIPEMFADTRETETVFGPVIQAGLEALKAADCAGKLFVFHSSLPIAEAPGKLKNREDKKLLGTDKEKSLFQPQVSFYNTLAKECVAQGCCVDLFLFPNQYVDVATLGVVPTSTGGSIYKYTYFQAATDQEQFLNDLRRDVEKQMGFDAVMRVRTSTGIRATDFFGSFYMSNTTDVELAGLDCDKTVTVEFRHDDKLSEETGALMQCAVLYTSCNGQRRLRIHNMAVNCCSQLADLYRNCETDTIINFFAKYAFRSVLSSPTKNVRDSLLNQCAQILACYRKNCASPSSAGQLILPECMKLLPVYLNCILKSDILQPGADVSLDDRAYLRQLVSGMDVAESHVFFYPRLLPLQKLDVESTSLPLAVRDSEERLSRGGVYLLENGLNLFIWVGVNAQQELLQNIFGTPAFSQIDPSMASLPALDNPFSKRLREIIESVRTQRPRYMKLMVVKQEDKLEMIFKHFLVEDKNINGGASYVDFLCHMHKEIRQLLS; encoded by the exons GTATGAGAGGACCCCCCACGTCAGGGGCACCACCAGTCTCAGGTGCCCAGAACTATGCTCAGTTTTGGCAAGGAGACATTCAGAATGGACCACCTCCGATGGGTGCTACATCACAGAG TAGGCCTCCAGTGTCTCAGCCATACACTCCAGGTGCAGGGAATCTCCAGATTGGAGTCCCACCTGTCAGCATGCAGCAGATGACCAATCAGATGGCCAGCATGCAGGTTGGCTCTACTGCACCCTCCCCTGCTGGCCCGGGCTATG CCCCTCCCTCAGTAACCCAGTCTCCAAACTCAGCTGCCTACACACCTGCAGCTCCTCCCACTTTTTCACCTTCTACAGCTGCTCCCACACAGCCTCTGCCTACTGAAGGTGTGGCTCAGCCACCACCTCGGTCATACTATGGAGCTCCGCCTCCTGCCCAGCAGCCTTTCCCAAATCATGCCGCACCTTTCTCCACCGCTGGCCCAACCCAGCCCCAAGCTCCACCTCCTGTCTCTCAGCAATCCTTCCCTCAAGCTCCACCTGTCTCTCAGCCTCCTTTTTCCACAGCCCCTCCTCTAGGCAACACCCTGTCATATGGTGGCCCACCTCCTCATGCACATCCCTCTTTCCCAAGACCACAGTTTCCCACCTCCCAGCCCTCTGCTTTCCCTGGAGGTCCACCACCCACCTCTACTCCTCAGCTTGCAGGGCCCATGCCACCCTTGCCCCAGCCACCAGTTTCCCAACCCTCTCCTTACAGCTCAGGTCCCCCTCTAACCCCTACAGGGTTTTTACCACAAGGGGGTGCTCAACCAATGCCTCCCCATCCTGGATTTCAGGGCCCTCCTATGGCATCACAAGGGCCTCCAATGACACAGGCAAACCATGTACCCCCTTCACAACCTGGCATGTCATCTGGTCCTACCAATGCTAGCATGTCAGGGCCACCACCACAGCAAGGAATGCAGGGTTATCCGCCTCAGCAAAATG GTGCTTTCGGGCAGGTCAGAGGGCCTCAGCCTGCTTATGCAGGGGCATATCCTGGGCAACCTAACTACAGTGCACCTCCTACTGCATCTGCTTCAGCACCATCTGCCCCGAAGAGGCTTGATCCTGATTCAATCCCAAGCCCG ATTCAGGTCATTGAGGATGACAAGGCAAACAAGGGAAATGAACCTTTTACTACAGGAGTCAGAGGTCAAGCCCCACCACTGATCACAACCAACTTCCAAGTCAGAGATCAAG GTAATGCAAGTCCACGGTACATCCGATGCACAGCCTATAACATACCCTGCAGTTCTGACCTGGCCAAACAGTCCCAGGTGCCCCTTGCTGCTGTTATCAAGCCCCTGTCCACTCTGCCCCCAGATGAG ACACCGCCATATCTTGTCGATCATGGAGAAAGTGGGCCCATCCGTTGTAATCGCTGTAAGGCCTACATGTGTCCTTTCATGCAGTTCATTGAAGGTGGCCGTCGCTTCCATTGTGGCTTCTGCAGCTGTGTCACCGAGG TGCCTCCCCATTACTTCCAGCATCTGGATCATACAGGGAAGAGAGTGGACTGCTATGACCGACCAGAGCTCTCTATGGGCAGTTATGAGTTTATGACTACTGTGGACTACTGTAAG AATAACAAGTTTCCTCAGCCGCCAGCCTTCATCTTTCTGATTGATGTGTCCTACAACGCAGTGAAGAGCGGCATGGTGGGAATTGTATGCCAAGAGCTGAAGACACTGTTGGATTACTTGCCCAG AGAGAACCCTGATGTGGAATCAAACATTCGAGTTGGCTTCATCACCTACAATAAAGTGCTTCATTTCTACAACGTGAAGGCCTCTCTTGCCCAGCCACAGATGATGGTTGTGTCAGATGTGGCTGACATGTTTGTACCTCTATTGGATGGATTTCTGGTCAGTGTTTCAGAGTCCAGGGTGGTGATTGAGAG TTTGTTGGATCAGATCCCTGAGATGTTTGCCGACACACGGGAAACTGAGACCGTGTTTGGGCCTGTTATTCAGGCAGGGCTGGAGGCGCTCAAG GCTGCAGACTGTGCCGGAAAGCTCTTTGTTTTCCACTCTTCTCTGCCTATCGCTGAGGCTCCAGGCAAACTGAAGAACAGGGAGGACAAGAAACTACTGGGCACTGATAAAGAGAAG TCATTATTCCAGCCACAGGTTAGTTTTTACAACACCCTGGCCAAGGAGTGTGTGGCCCAGGGTTGCTGTGTGGACCTCTTCCTCTTTCCAAATCAGTATGTTGATGTAGCAACATTAGGGGTGGTGCCCACTTCAACGGGAGGCTCCATCTACAAATACACCTACTTCCAG gcTGCAACTGACCAGGAGCAGTTTCTCAATGACCTGAGGAGAGATGTGGAGAAGCAgatgggctttgatgcagtaatgAGAGTCCGCACAAGCACAG GTATCCGGGCAACAGACTTCTTTGGTTCCTTCTACATGAGCAACACCACAGATGTTGAGCTGGCAGGACTAGACTGTGACAAGACCGTTACCGTAGAGTTCAGACATGACGACAAGCTCAGTGAGGAGACTGGAGCTCTTATGCAG TGTGCTGTTCTGTACACTAGCTGCAATGGTCAGCGACGGCTTCGGATTCATAATATGGcagtgaactgctgctctcagctGGCAGACCTGTACAGGAACTGCGAGACGGATACTATTATCAACTTCTTCGCCAAATATG CATTTCGCAGTGTACTCAGCAGTCCTACCAAGAATGTGCGTGACAGTCTGTTGAATCAGTGTGCACAGATCTTAGCCTGTTACCGCAAGAACTGCGCAAGTCCATCTTCAGCAGGACAG TTGATCTTGCCGGAGTGTATGAAGCTGCTGCCCGTGTATCTAAACTGCATATTGAAGAGCGACATTCTGCAGCCCGGAGCAGATGTTTCCCTTGATGACCGTGCCTACCTGAGACAGCTGGTCAGTGGCATGGACGTGGCTGAGAGCCATGTGTTTTTCTACCCTCGGCTACTTCCACTG CAAAAGCTGGATGTCGAGAGCACGTCCCTGCCTTTGGCAGTAAGAGACTCAGAGGAGAGACTATCAAGAGGCGGAGTGTACCTGTTAGAAAATGGGTTGAACCTTTTCATCTGGGTGGGGGTCAATGCCCAGCAAGAGCTACTCCAAAATATCTTTGGAACACCTGCCTTCAGCCAGATAGACCCTAGCATG GCATCTCTGCCGGCTTTGGATAATCCTTTTTCAAAGAGACTGAGGGAGATTATCGAGTCTGTCAGGACACAGCGCCCACGATACATGAAG CTTATGGTGGTGAAACAAGAAGACAAACTGGAGATGATCTTCAAGCACTTCCTGGTGGAGGATAAAAACATCAATGGTGGAGCCTCTTATGTGGACTTCCTGTGTCACATGCACAAGGAGATTCGTCAGCTCTTGAGCTAG
- the LOC127633567 gene encoding protein transport protein Sec24C-like isoform X1, translating into MRDELRMNVNQQPHMTSPYGQPQPGYQGYPQPGYGGGHMPAGYPAQYAPYNGQGTAYQQGPPQGYSPYASFPSKTLATNLASDLSSSPLNLGMRGPPTSGAPPVSGAQNYAQFWQGDIQNGPPPMGATSQSRPPVSQPYTPGAGNLQIGVPPVSMQQMTNQMASMQVGSTAPSPAGPGYAPPSVTQSPNSAAYTPAAPPTFSPSTAAPTQPLPTEGVAQPPPRSYYGAPPPAQQPFPNHAAPFSTAGPTQPQAPPPVSQQSFPQAPPVSQPPFSTAPPLGNTLSYGGPPPHAHPSFPRPQFPTSQPSAFPGGPPPTSTPQLAGPMPPLPQPPVSQPSPYSSGPPLTPTGFLPQGGAQPMPPHPGFQGPPMASQGPPMTQANHVPPSQPGMSSGPTNASMSGPPPQQGMQGYPPQQNGAFGQVRGPQPAYAGAYPGQPNYSAPPTASASAPSAPKRLDPDSIPSPQASDMPPVQKTRHRIDPDSIPSPIQVIEDDKANKGNEPFTTGVRGQAPPLITTNFQVRDQGNASPRYIRCTAYNIPCSSDLAKQSQVPLAAVIKPLSTLPPDETPPYLVDHGESGPIRCNRCKAYMCPFMQFIEGGRRFHCGFCSCVTEVPPHYFQHLDHTGKRVDCYDRPELSMGSYEFMTTVDYCKNNKFPQPPAFIFLIDVSYNAVKSGMVGIVCQELKTLLDYLPRENPDVESNIRVGFITYNKVLHFYNVKASLAQPQMMVVSDVADMFVPLLDGFLVSVSESRVVIESLLDQIPEMFADTRETETVFGPVIQAGLEALKAADCAGKLFVFHSSLPIAEAPGKLKNREDKKLLGTDKEKSLFQPQVSFYNTLAKECVAQGCCVDLFLFPNQYVDVATLGVVPTSTGGSIYKYTYFQAATDQEQFLNDLRRDVEKQMGFDAVMRVRTSTGIRATDFFGSFYMSNTTDVELAGLDCDKTVTVEFRHDDKLSEETGALMQCAVLYTSCNGQRRLRIHNMAVNCCSQLADLYRNCETDTIINFFAKYAFRSVLSSPTKNVRDSLLNQCAQILACYRKNCASPSSAGQLILPECMKLLPVYLNCILKSDILQPGADVSLDDRAYLRQLVSGMDVAESHVFFYPRLLPLQKLDVESTSLPLAVRDSEERLSRGGVYLLENGLNLFIWVGVNAQQELLQNIFGTPAFSQIDPSMASLPALDNPFSKRLREIIESVRTQRPRYMKLMVVKQEDKLEMIFKHFLVEDKNINGGASYVDFLCHMHKEIRQLLS; encoded by the exons GTATGAGAGGACCCCCCACGTCAGGGGCACCACCAGTCTCAGGTGCCCAGAACTATGCTCAGTTTTGGCAAGGAGACATTCAGAATGGACCACCTCCGATGGGTGCTACATCACAGAG TAGGCCTCCAGTGTCTCAGCCATACACTCCAGGTGCAGGGAATCTCCAGATTGGAGTCCCACCTGTCAGCATGCAGCAGATGACCAATCAGATGGCCAGCATGCAGGTTGGCTCTACTGCACCCTCCCCTGCTGGCCCGGGCTATG CCCCTCCCTCAGTAACCCAGTCTCCAAACTCAGCTGCCTACACACCTGCAGCTCCTCCCACTTTTTCACCTTCTACAGCTGCTCCCACACAGCCTCTGCCTACTGAAGGTGTGGCTCAGCCACCACCTCGGTCATACTATGGAGCTCCGCCTCCTGCCCAGCAGCCTTTCCCAAATCATGCCGCACCTTTCTCCACCGCTGGCCCAACCCAGCCCCAAGCTCCACCTCCTGTCTCTCAGCAATCCTTCCCTCAAGCTCCACCTGTCTCTCAGCCTCCTTTTTCCACAGCCCCTCCTCTAGGCAACACCCTGTCATATGGTGGCCCACCTCCTCATGCACATCCCTCTTTCCCAAGACCACAGTTTCCCACCTCCCAGCCCTCTGCTTTCCCTGGAGGTCCACCACCCACCTCTACTCCTCAGCTTGCAGGGCCCATGCCACCCTTGCCCCAGCCACCAGTTTCCCAACCCTCTCCTTACAGCTCAGGTCCCCCTCTAACCCCTACAGGGTTTTTACCACAAGGGGGTGCTCAACCAATGCCTCCCCATCCTGGATTTCAGGGCCCTCCTATGGCATCACAAGGGCCTCCAATGACACAGGCAAACCATGTACCCCCTTCACAACCTGGCATGTCATCTGGTCCTACCAATGCTAGCATGTCAGGGCCACCACCACAGCAAGGAATGCAGGGTTATCCGCCTCAGCAAAATG GTGCTTTCGGGCAGGTCAGAGGGCCTCAGCCTGCTTATGCAGGGGCATATCCTGGGCAACCTAACTACAGTGCACCTCCTACTGCATCTGCTTCAGCACCATCTGCCCCGAAGAGGCTTGATCCTGATTCAATCCCAAGCCCG CAAGCCTCTGACATGCCGCCTGTGCAGAAAACAAGACATAGAATAGACCCAGACTCAATTCCCAGTCCA ATTCAGGTCATTGAGGATGACAAGGCAAACAAGGGAAATGAACCTTTTACTACAGGAGTCAGAGGTCAAGCCCCACCACTGATCACAACCAACTTCCAAGTCAGAGATCAAG GTAATGCAAGTCCACGGTACATCCGATGCACAGCCTATAACATACCCTGCAGTTCTGACCTGGCCAAACAGTCCCAGGTGCCCCTTGCTGCTGTTATCAAGCCCCTGTCCACTCTGCCCCCAGATGAG ACACCGCCATATCTTGTCGATCATGGAGAAAGTGGGCCCATCCGTTGTAATCGCTGTAAGGCCTACATGTGTCCTTTCATGCAGTTCATTGAAGGTGGCCGTCGCTTCCATTGTGGCTTCTGCAGCTGTGTCACCGAGG TGCCTCCCCATTACTTCCAGCATCTGGATCATACAGGGAAGAGAGTGGACTGCTATGACCGACCAGAGCTCTCTATGGGCAGTTATGAGTTTATGACTACTGTGGACTACTGTAAG AATAACAAGTTTCCTCAGCCGCCAGCCTTCATCTTTCTGATTGATGTGTCCTACAACGCAGTGAAGAGCGGCATGGTGGGAATTGTATGCCAAGAGCTGAAGACACTGTTGGATTACTTGCCCAG AGAGAACCCTGATGTGGAATCAAACATTCGAGTTGGCTTCATCACCTACAATAAAGTGCTTCATTTCTACAACGTGAAGGCCTCTCTTGCCCAGCCACAGATGATGGTTGTGTCAGATGTGGCTGACATGTTTGTACCTCTATTGGATGGATTTCTGGTCAGTGTTTCAGAGTCCAGGGTGGTGATTGAGAG TTTGTTGGATCAGATCCCTGAGATGTTTGCCGACACACGGGAAACTGAGACCGTGTTTGGGCCTGTTATTCAGGCAGGGCTGGAGGCGCTCAAG GCTGCAGACTGTGCCGGAAAGCTCTTTGTTTTCCACTCTTCTCTGCCTATCGCTGAGGCTCCAGGCAAACTGAAGAACAGGGAGGACAAGAAACTACTGGGCACTGATAAAGAGAAG TCATTATTCCAGCCACAGGTTAGTTTTTACAACACCCTGGCCAAGGAGTGTGTGGCCCAGGGTTGCTGTGTGGACCTCTTCCTCTTTCCAAATCAGTATGTTGATGTAGCAACATTAGGGGTGGTGCCCACTTCAACGGGAGGCTCCATCTACAAATACACCTACTTCCAG gcTGCAACTGACCAGGAGCAGTTTCTCAATGACCTGAGGAGAGATGTGGAGAAGCAgatgggctttgatgcagtaatgAGAGTCCGCACAAGCACAG GTATCCGGGCAACAGACTTCTTTGGTTCCTTCTACATGAGCAACACCACAGATGTTGAGCTGGCAGGACTAGACTGTGACAAGACCGTTACCGTAGAGTTCAGACATGACGACAAGCTCAGTGAGGAGACTGGAGCTCTTATGCAG TGTGCTGTTCTGTACACTAGCTGCAATGGTCAGCGACGGCTTCGGATTCATAATATGGcagtgaactgctgctctcagctGGCAGACCTGTACAGGAACTGCGAGACGGATACTATTATCAACTTCTTCGCCAAATATG CATTTCGCAGTGTACTCAGCAGTCCTACCAAGAATGTGCGTGACAGTCTGTTGAATCAGTGTGCACAGATCTTAGCCTGTTACCGCAAGAACTGCGCAAGTCCATCTTCAGCAGGACAG TTGATCTTGCCGGAGTGTATGAAGCTGCTGCCCGTGTATCTAAACTGCATATTGAAGAGCGACATTCTGCAGCCCGGAGCAGATGTTTCCCTTGATGACCGTGCCTACCTGAGACAGCTGGTCAGTGGCATGGACGTGGCTGAGAGCCATGTGTTTTTCTACCCTCGGCTACTTCCACTG CAAAAGCTGGATGTCGAGAGCACGTCCCTGCCTTTGGCAGTAAGAGACTCAGAGGAGAGACTATCAAGAGGCGGAGTGTACCTGTTAGAAAATGGGTTGAACCTTTTCATCTGGGTGGGGGTCAATGCCCAGCAAGAGCTACTCCAAAATATCTTTGGAACACCTGCCTTCAGCCAGATAGACCCTAGCATG GCATCTCTGCCGGCTTTGGATAATCCTTTTTCAAAGAGACTGAGGGAGATTATCGAGTCTGTCAGGACACAGCGCCCACGATACATGAAG CTTATGGTGGTGAAACAAGAAGACAAACTGGAGATGATCTTCAAGCACTTCCTGGTGGAGGATAAAAACATCAATGGTGGAGCCTCTTATGTGGACTTCCTGTGTCACATGCACAAGGAGATTCGTCAGCTCTTGAGCTAG